The Pseudomonas wenzhouensis genome has a segment encoding these proteins:
- a CDS encoding MBL fold metallo-hydrolase RNA specificity domain-containing protein, translating to MALLTFLGAIQQVTGSCYLVESRDGAKVLLECGMHQGRRQEEDQNRSAFPFDPRELDAVVISHAHLDHSGLLPRLVAEGYRGPIHATEASSELLELMLLDSAFLQEKDAEWENRWRARQGKPAVKPLYTIAHAEQALSQRRAHAYGTTIEVAKGVQVTFHNAGHILGSAIVEMQVQDHHLQRHLVFSGDLGNTCSPLMQAPTQLNKADVLLMESTYGDRDHRPSDETLEELAEILQQAHKEGGNVLIPSFAVGRTQDLIYYLGRFYQEGRLPQQAVFLDSPMAIRANAIYSRFHDQFAAEDRAALAAKGVTRVEDWLPILRCTPTAEESMAINRIKSGAIIIAGAGMCNGGRIVHHFKHNLWRENCHLVFPGFQAKGTLGRLIVDGAETVKVLHQRIAVKARVHTLGGFSAHAGQSQLIDWASQFEHHPELYLVHGELEKMQTLQQALRQRLNWIANIPEPGEQIAL from the coding sequence ATGGCCCTGCTCACTTTTCTCGGTGCAATCCAACAAGTTACCGGCTCCTGCTACCTGGTGGAGAGTCGCGACGGCGCCAAGGTACTGCTCGAATGCGGCATGCACCAGGGGCGCCGCCAGGAGGAGGATCAGAACCGCAGCGCCTTTCCCTTCGACCCGCGGGAGCTGGATGCGGTGGTGATCTCCCACGCCCACCTCGATCACAGCGGGCTGCTGCCACGCCTGGTCGCCGAGGGCTATCGCGGCCCGATCCACGCCACCGAGGCCAGCAGCGAACTGCTCGAACTGATGCTGCTGGATTCGGCCTTCCTCCAGGAGAAGGACGCTGAATGGGAAAACCGCTGGCGTGCGCGCCAGGGCAAGCCGGCGGTCAAACCCCTCTACACCATCGCCCATGCCGAGCAGGCGCTCAGCCAGCGCCGCGCGCATGCCTATGGCACAACGATCGAGGTGGCCAAGGGCGTGCAGGTCACCTTCCACAATGCCGGCCACATTCTCGGCTCGGCCATCGTCGAAATGCAGGTGCAGGATCACCACCTGCAGCGTCATCTGGTGTTCTCCGGCGACCTGGGCAACACCTGCTCGCCACTGATGCAGGCGCCGACGCAACTGAACAAGGCCGACGTACTGCTGATGGAGTCGACCTACGGCGACCGTGATCATCGCCCCAGTGACGAAACCCTGGAGGAGCTGGCCGAGATTCTGCAGCAGGCGCACAAGGAAGGTGGCAATGTGCTGATCCCCTCGTTCGCCGTCGGCCGCACCCAGGATCTGATCTACTACCTCGGCCGCTTCTATCAGGAAGGCCGCCTGCCGCAGCAGGCGGTGTTTCTCGACAGCCCCATGGCCATCCGCGCCAATGCCATCTACAGCCGCTTCCATGATCAGTTCGCCGCCGAAGACCGCGCCGCACTGGCCGCCAAGGGTGTCACCCGGGTAGAGGACTGGCTACCGATCCTGCGCTGCACGCCAACGGCAGAAGAGTCGATGGCGATCAACCGGATCAAGAGCGGCGCGATCATCATTGCCGGCGCCGGGATGTGCAACGGCGGGCGTATCGTCCACCACTTCAAGCACAATCTGTGGCGCGAGAACTGCCATCTGGTGTTCCCCGGTTTCCAGGCCAAGGGCACGCTCGGCCGCCTGATCGTCGACGGCGCAGAAACGGTCAAGGTGCTGCACCAGCGCATTGCCGTGAAGGCCAGGGTGCATACGCTGGGCGGTTTTTCTGCACACGCCGGCCAGTCACAGCTGATCGACTGGGCCAGCCAGTTCGAGCATCACCCCGAGCTGTACCTGGTGCACGGCGAACTGGAGAAGATGCAAACCCTGCAACAAGCACTGCGCCAGCGCCTGAACTGGATCGCCAACATCCCCGAACCCGGTGAACAGATCGCCCTGTAA
- a CDS encoding xylulose 5-phosphate 3-epimerase yields the protein MFQLLPDAATLAQHAQQYPDFAHWKAGHGPVQHSPQTSAAVFRLAHQLVQSGLQPDLPSVYRLFRALDALTAAGLWLVVHMTYARRVRLDGQPLQADDFKPVPEGHTGGALNMVPAYAGYLALNTLTGETRGWLMGQGHCVAAIEALNLLTGNQHPEQAKRYACDETGMSRLVADFYSYAQAADGRPGVPLGSHVNPHTAGGIAEGGYLGFAELQYAHLPLPGEKLVAFLSDGAAEEQRGSDWMPRWWRAEDCGVALPVMIANGRRIEQRTELGTLEGLEGFRRHLRGCGFDPLSFDGCDPAAFVCALWEMEQRLAHRVDERNRELIDYPLPMPYGIAETTKGYGFYGAGSNAAHNLPLPASPALDAHARELFNQHAAALWVQPQALAEACSLFAAGKGREPERDNPLARRQPAQPAQPALHFHDAACSPMSALDRYFVDLVRANPQLRARVGNPDELASNRLGGVLKALKHRVSQPESELESVHGAVITALNEEAVVSACLANQGGLNLVASYEAFCVKMLGAVRQSLIFARQQKEAGRPAGWLGWPLVATSHTWENGKNQQSHQDTTFCEALLGEMHDVMRVLLPADHNSLLALLPGIYQARGRLACLVVAKREQPCSFTAAQAQQLARDGALLVAAEGEGEPVLLIASGSYQLHAMRRAAVRLSQHAVAWRLIYLQEPGRFRAPRDAWETPALATPAEHEALFPAAYRRRVLLSHMRPEVARGHLSTVLGEGAFCRTLGYRNRGGTFDEAGMLFANGCTWAHVLQSVAEVLGTAVDAWLTAEERAALAGTGDPNILR from the coding sequence ATGTTTCAGCTATTGCCCGATGCCGCGACTCTGGCTCAGCACGCCCAGCAATACCCTGACTTCGCCCACTGGAAGGCGGGCCATGGACCTGTTCAGCATAGCCCGCAGACCAGCGCTGCGGTCTTTCGTCTCGCCCATCAGCTGGTGCAAAGCGGTTTGCAGCCCGACCTGCCAAGCGTCTACCGCCTGTTTCGCGCGCTGGATGCGCTGACCGCAGCCGGCCTCTGGCTGGTGGTGCACATGACCTACGCCCGGCGTGTCCGGCTCGATGGTCAGCCGCTGCAGGCCGATGACTTCAAGCCGGTGCCGGAAGGCCATACCGGTGGCGCGCTGAACATGGTGCCGGCCTACGCCGGTTACCTGGCCCTCAACACGCTGACCGGTGAGACGCGTGGCTGGCTGATGGGGCAGGGGCATTGCGTGGCAGCCATCGAGGCGCTGAACCTGCTGACCGGCAACCAGCATCCCGAGCAGGCTAAGCGCTATGCCTGTGATGAAACGGGCATGAGCCGCCTGGTGGCAGACTTCTACAGCTATGCGCAGGCAGCGGACGGCCGCCCTGGCGTGCCGCTGGGCAGCCATGTCAATCCGCATACCGCTGGTGGTATCGCCGAAGGCGGTTACCTGGGCTTTGCCGAATTGCAGTACGCGCATCTGCCATTGCCGGGCGAAAAACTGGTGGCCTTCCTCTCCGACGGTGCTGCCGAGGAGCAGCGCGGCAGTGACTGGATGCCGCGTTGGTGGCGTGCCGAGGATTGTGGTGTGGCGCTGCCGGTGATGATCGCCAACGGCCGGCGTATCGAGCAGCGTACCGAACTCGGTACGTTGGAGGGGCTGGAGGGCTTTCGCCGGCACCTGCGCGGCTGTGGTTTCGATCCGCTGAGCTTCGATGGGTGTGACCCGGCAGCCTTCGTCTGTGCGCTGTGGGAAATGGAGCAGCGTCTGGCGCACCGGGTCGATGAGCGCAATCGCGAACTGATCGACTATCCCCTGCCCATGCCCTACGGTATTGCCGAAACCACCAAGGGCTATGGCTTCTATGGCGCTGGCAGCAATGCCGCGCACAACCTGCCGCTACCGGCCAGCCCGGCGCTCGATGCGCACGCACGCGAACTGTTCAACCAGCATGCGGCGGCGTTGTGGGTGCAGCCGCAGGCATTGGCTGAGGCCTGCAGCCTGTTCGCTGCCGGCAAGGGGCGTGAGCCTGAACGAGACAATCCACTGGCCCGTCGTCAACCCGCGCAGCCGGCACAGCCAGCGCTGCATTTTCACGACGCGGCCTGTTCGCCCATGAGCGCGCTGGATCGCTACTTTGTCGATCTGGTACGGGCCAATCCGCAGTTACGCGCCCGTGTTGGCAACCCGGACGAACTGGCCAGCAACCGCCTGGGTGGCGTGCTGAAGGCGCTCAAGCACCGTGTCAGCCAGCCGGAAAGCGAGCTGGAGTCAGTGCATGGCGCGGTGATCACGGCGCTCAACGAGGAGGCCGTGGTTTCCGCCTGCCTGGCCAACCAGGGCGGACTGAATCTGGTGGCCAGTTATGAGGCGTTCTGCGTGAAGATGCTCGGCGCGGTGCGTCAGAGCCTGATCTTCGCCCGCCAGCAGAAAGAGGCCGGGCGCCCGGCTGGCTGGCTGGGTTGGCCGCTGGTGGCGACTTCGCACACCTGGGAGAACGGCAAGAACCAGCAATCGCACCAGGACACCACCTTCTGTGAGGCGCTGCTGGGCGAGATGCACGATGTCATGCGCGTGCTGCTGCCGGCCGACCACAATTCGCTGCTGGCGCTGCTGCCAGGCATTTATCAGGCGCGCGGCAGGTTGGCTTGCCTGGTGGTGGCCAAGCGCGAGCAGCCCTGCAGCTTCACGGCCGCGCAGGCACAACAACTGGCCCGTGATGGTGCCTTGCTGGTGGCTGCCGAGGGCGAGGGCGAGCCGGTGCTGCTGATCGCCAGCGGCAGTTACCAGTTACACGCGATGCGCCGTGCTGCTGTTCGTCTGAGTCAGCATGCGGTGGCCTGGCGTCTGATTTACTTGCAGGAGCCGGGACGTTTTCGGGCGCCGCGTGATGCCTGGGAAACACCGGCGCTGGCTACGCCTGCAGAGCATGAAGCGTTGTTCCCCGCTGCGTACCGGCGGCGCGTATTGCTCAGCCATATGCGCCCGGAGGTGGCACGGGGGCATTTGTCCACGGTGCTGGGCGAGGGCGCGTTCTGTCGGACGCTGGGTTATCGCAACCGCGGCGGTACCTTCGACGAAGCCGGCATGCTGTTCGCCAACGGCTGTACCTGGGCGCATGTGTTGCAGAGTGTCGCCGAGGTGCTGGGCACAGCGGTCGATGCCTGGCTGACGGCCGAGGAACGGGCCGCGCTGGCCGGCACGGGAGATCCCAACATCCTGCGCTGA
- a CDS encoding quorum-sensing-regulated virulence factor family protein: MLRYILPALALSLMLATAQAASLKEMELTRTLEQVARQSSEGTPRAINEDILDQGYTVDGHTLINHLSVRPAHAANMRGNPDIVRSQLAASVCRNPGYRSLLAQGAQLRYQFSEYRSNRPVTVETFDKGDCGL, encoded by the coding sequence ATGCTGCGTTACATCCTTCCTGCCCTCGCACTCAGCCTGATGCTTGCCACCGCCCAGGCCGCCTCGCTGAAGGAAATGGAGCTGACTCGCACCCTGGAGCAGGTCGCCCGACAGAGCAGCGAGGGCACGCCACGGGCGATCAACGAGGACATTCTCGATCAGGGTTACACCGTGGATGGCCACACGCTGATCAACCACCTCAGCGTACGCCCGGCGCATGCGGCAAACATGCGCGGCAACCCGGACATCGTGCGCAGCCAACTGGCAGCCAGCGTCTGCCGCAATCCGGGCTATCGCAGCCTGCTGGCCCAGGGCGCGCAGTTGCGCTACCAGTTCAGCGAATACCGCAGCAACCGCCCGGTCACCGTCGAAACCTTCGACAAGGGTGATTGCGGCCTGTAA
- a CDS encoding tRNA-uridine aminocarboxypropyltransferase: MTDPAPHAVARLRAERLARSIKPFVARGSRAERCPHCRVQPTHCLCAWRPQVRANAGMCLVMHDIEALKPSNTGWLIADVVPETHAFGWARTAVEPALLELLADPQWQPYLVFPGEYVAPSRVVEEVTLAPGKRPLFVLLDATWTEARKMFRKSPYLDALPVLSLTPAQLSRYRLRRSTRGEHLCTAEVAALCLELAGDQRAGEALDDYLDAFSQHYLAAKRRLPLDLNDALHQRLQTYR; this comes from the coding sequence ATGACTGATCCAGCCCCACATGCCGTCGCCCGCCTGCGCGCAGAGCGCCTGGCGCGCAGTATCAAGCCTTTCGTCGCGCGTGGCTCGCGTGCCGAGCGCTGCCCGCACTGTCGGGTGCAGCCGACGCACTGCTTGTGCGCCTGGCGTCCGCAGGTCCGGGCCAATGCCGGCATGTGCCTGGTGATGCACGACATCGAGGCGCTGAAGCCGAGCAATACCGGCTGGCTGATCGCTGACGTGGTACCCGAGACCCATGCCTTCGGTTGGGCACGAACCGCTGTCGAGCCGGCGCTGCTGGAGCTGTTGGCCGATCCGCAGTGGCAGCCCTATCTGGTCTTTCCCGGTGAGTACGTGGCGCCGTCGCGCGTGGTCGAGGAGGTGACATTGGCGCCCGGCAAGCGGCCGCTGTTCGTGCTGCTCGATGCCACCTGGACCGAGGCGCGCAAGATGTTTCGCAAGAGCCCCTATCTGGACGCGCTGCCGGTGTTGAGTCTGACGCCGGCGCAACTATCGCGCTATCGCCTGCGCCGCTCTACCCGTGGTGAGCACCTGTGCACGGCCGAGGTGGCTGCCCTGTGCCTGGAGCTGGCCGGTGATCAGCGTGCCGGCGAGGCACTGGACGACTATCTGGATGCCTTCAGTCAGCATTACCTGGCGGCCAAACGGCGTCTGCCGCTGGATCTCAACGACGCGCTGCATCAGCGTTTGCAGACGTACCGCTGA
- a CDS encoding DMT family transporter: MRSQALRADLLMLITAMIWGSAFVAQRLGMDNIGPFLYTGLRFALACVVLLPVLALLQRRQQHRPAPVNRNLLVGGVIMGLALSLGINLQQVGLLFTTVTNSGFITGLYVIVVPLLGLLIGQRSSAGIWLGASLAVVGMFLLSVGEGFTVASGDWLQLAGAFVWGVHVLLVGFFASRHDPLRLAFIQFATCALISLLLALLFETATLDGIIAAGPAILYGGLFGVAVGFTLQVVAQQHAIASHAAIILSLEAVFAAIAGALLLGEILALRGYLGCALMFGGMLLAQLWPKPLPGELSGTSANADAARR, encoded by the coding sequence ATGCGAAGCCAAGCCCTGCGCGCTGACCTGTTGATGCTGATCACCGCGATGATCTGGGGCAGTGCCTTCGTCGCCCAGCGCCTGGGCATGGATAACATCGGCCCCTTCCTTTATACCGGCCTGCGCTTTGCCCTGGCCTGCGTGGTGCTGCTGCCCGTGCTGGCCCTGCTGCAACGTCGCCAGCAGCATCGCCCCGCCCCAGTGAATCGCAACCTGCTGGTCGGCGGGGTGATCATGGGGCTGGCCCTGTCGCTGGGAATCAACCTGCAGCAGGTCGGCCTGCTGTTCACCACGGTGACCAACTCCGGCTTCATCACCGGCCTGTACGTGATCGTAGTGCCGCTTCTCGGCCTGCTGATCGGCCAGCGCAGCAGCGCCGGCATCTGGCTGGGCGCCAGTCTGGCGGTGGTCGGCATGTTCCTGCTCAGCGTCGGCGAAGGCTTTACCGTGGCCTCCGGCGACTGGCTGCAACTGGCCGGCGCCTTCGTCTGGGGCGTGCATGTGTTGCTGGTAGGCTTCTTCGCCAGCCGTCACGACCCGCTGCGTCTGGCCTTCATCCAGTTCGCCACCTGCGCGCTGATCAGCCTGTTGCTGGCGCTGCTATTCGAGACCGCGACACTGGACGGCATCATTGCCGCCGGCCCGGCCATTCTCTACGGCGGCCTGTTCGGCGTGGCGGTGGGCTTCACCCTGCAGGTGGTGGCGCAGCAGCATGCCATCGCCTCGCACGCGGCGATCATCCTCTCGCTTGAGGCCGTATTCGCCGCCATCGCCGGCGCCCTGCTGCTGGGTGAAATACTGGCACTGCGCGGCTATCTGGGTTGCGCCCTGATGTTCGGCGGCATGCTGCTGGCGCAGCTGTGGCCCAAGCCACTGCCAGGTGAACTCAGCGGTACGTCTGCAAACGCTGATGCAGCGCGTCGTTGA
- the erdR gene encoding response regulator transcription factor ErdR produces MAAYEILIADDHPLFRSALQQALTLGLGPQVHLVEAASIAELEGHLAAKSDWDLVLLDLNMPGAYGFSGLVLLRGQYPQIPVVMISAQEEASVVNRSREFGASGFIPKSSPLETLQQAVRHVLDGDTWWPALAEEGAPVSDEAKAASAGLASLTPQQFRVLTMVCEGLLNKQIAYELSVSEATVKAHVTAIFRKLGVRTRTQAALLLQQMESIPA; encoded by the coding sequence ATGGCCGCCTACGAAATCCTGATTGCCGACGATCACCCACTGTTTCGCAGCGCGCTGCAGCAAGCACTGACCCTGGGGCTGGGGCCGCAGGTGCATCTGGTCGAGGCTGCCAGCATTGCCGAACTCGAGGGCCATCTGGCCGCCAAGAGTGACTGGGATCTGGTTCTGCTCGATCTCAATATGCCGGGTGCCTATGGTTTTTCCGGGCTGGTGCTGTTGCGCGGGCAGTACCCGCAGATCCCCGTGGTGATGATCTCCGCCCAGGAAGAGGCCTCGGTGGTCAACCGCTCCCGCGAGTTCGGCGCCAGCGGTTTCATTCCCAAATCCAGCCCGTTGGAAACCCTGCAGCAGGCCGTGCGCCATGTGCTCGATGGTGATACCTGGTGGCCCGCACTGGCTGAAGAAGGTGCGCCGGTTTCCGATGAGGCCAAGGCCGCGAGTGCCGGCCTGGCGAGCCTCACGCCACAGCAGTTCCGGGTGCTGACCATGGTCTGCGAAGGGTTGCTGAACAAGCAGATCGCCTACGAGCTGAGCGTATCCGAAGCCACCGTCAAGGCGCATGTGACGGCGATCTTCCGCAAGCTGGGCGTGCGCACCCGCACTCAGGCGGCGTTGCTGTTGCAGCAGATGGAATCGATCCCCGCATAG